The DNA window cagctcatgatcggatcctccgatcatacacttcggaccgtccgaacatgcacgtgtccagctgctcttgacacctcatgatcggatccaccgaacctacacttcggaacgtccgaactcccacgtgtcgatcaactcttgacacctaatgatcggatccaccgaactcacttcggaccttccgacctcatcggtgcttccgaaccatcttcggtccgtccgatcatgactcggtcaaaattacacattaaaccttcttaatcaccattactccgttaattacccaatttggaattcgggctactacacataGGAAGGACATCATCGTATTCTTAAGAAAGAATACTTGGGTGGCTTTACCATCCATTACTCATATGGAGTTTTATCAACTGCATTTGTATAGACTTGGTTCAACAACTTTGTTGTTGTTTCAAGTGCAAATCCCTGAATGTCACGGctcgagaccggggttagtcgacactgGCGTTGTCTCACAACCACATAATTGCAAAACAACATCTGAATATATGAGAGTCAGACGGAGATGTTCTTTGTGGTCCTCTTCACTTGGTGAATAtatgagaatatcgtcaataaaCACCACCACAAACTTGTCAAGATAAGGTTTGAACACtatgttcatgagatccataaaTGCtactggagcatttgttaatcAAAACGGCATTACCAtgaactcgtaatgtccatatctTGTTCTGAAAGCCGTCTTCGGAATATCGTCTGCCTTGACCTTCAGTTAGTGATAACCTGTCCTTAGgtcgagcttggaaaagacCATAGCTCCTtttagttgatcaaacaaatcgtctattcttggaagtgggtacttattcgtGATTGTGATTTTATTCAGTtccctgtaatcaatacacaatctcatacttccatattttttcttcacaaatagaacaggagctccccaaggagatacacttggTCGGATTTGTTTCTTATCCAACAGCTCTTGGAGTTGATCTTTCAATTCCTTCAAttctgctggagccattcggtaggGTGCTTTTGATATTGGTGTAGCATCGGGTAtcaaattaatttcaaattctACTTCTCTGTCCAGAATTTCTCCAGGGAGTTCTTTAGGAAAGACATCTGGAAAGTCTTGAACTACTGGAATCTCTTCTAATGCAAGCATAGTTTCTTCATTTACCTCACTTATCATTGATAAgtaaacttcttctccacttttcatgACTCTCCAAGTCTGAGAAGCTGATAGGAGAGATTTCTGTTTCTTGATTTTGCCACGGTAAATGACCTCTTCTTGGTTTGGAGCTTGAAGTCTGACGTTCTTATTTCGGCAATCTACTAATGCATGATTCTTggataaccaatccattcctagAATGACGTCAAACTCCACCATATTCAGTTGTATCAATTCCGCTTGGAATAGGTGCTCATTGATACAGATTTTAAACTTTCGGTGCATTCTATGTGTTTCGATTGTCTTACTAGTAGGAGTTGCTAATCTAAAGGGTTCAACTAGTATTTCCGGTGTAAGCCCTAGTTTCTTAGTGAACCTTTTagatataaaagaatgagtagcatcACTGTCAAACAACACGTAAGTTGGCATGTCATTGATAAAAAtggtacctgccacgacatcgttTGCATCATCTGCTTCTTCTTGAGTTATTGCAAACACACGAGCATTGGGTTTATTCTCCT is part of the Primulina eburnea isolate SZY01 chromosome 1, ASM2296580v1, whole genome shotgun sequence genome and encodes:
- the LOC140805051 gene encoding uncharacterized protein — its product is MSVVDYTSRFNDLGNYAPIIMTDDVLKMHRYKKGLSSRIQSSLAVYQPTSFADLMGAAIRAEMDIKRRENENKNKRPLTGQSSQEKPPFKRPNQSSGSFKGVSSHPTYQEPNMCPKCNSRHSGECHRQTGACLNCGKLGHRIANCPEPLKRVTKPNVDANPNKRKENKPNARVFAITQEEADDANDVVAGTIFINDMPTYVLFDSDATHSFISKRFTKKLGLTPEILVEPFRLATPTSKTIETHRMHRKFKICINEHLFQAELIQLNMVEFDVILGMDWLSKNHALVDCRNKNVRLQAPNQEEVIYRGKIKKQKSLLSASQTWRVMKSGEEVYLSMISEVNEETMLALEEIPVVQDFPDVFPKELPGEILDREVEFEINLIPDATPISKAPYRMAPAELKELKDQLQELELNKITITNKYPLPRIDDLFDQLKGAMVFSKLDLRTGYH